One genomic segment of Microbacterium sp. ProA8 includes these proteins:
- a CDS encoding biotin/lipoyl-binding protein: protein MVVWRRWIFPILMVVILGAAAAALVKIAFFPDAAPAAAVTPSAQIADPVVAVERAEVANALTLPGTIARDAAYPVRSEIDGTVTAVHVANGQAVAAGQKLFTIKQADPVKNVDVVAAEAGDVSELAVVKGQPASIGGELAKLTPARYHVQATVEPVQLYRLQGAPAEGSVTIQGGPAPFTCTGLRVEVAEDGTTTVTCAVPADQTVFAGLQTQLDIDLGTVSDVLVVPTTAVKGGDGTGVVWVDAGEGELEERDVALGVNDGTIVEVTSGLQEGEQVRQYVPGIAADDEPVCYDDGMGGEYCEPQGWNW, encoded by the coding sequence ATGGTTGTCTGGCGGCGATGGATCTTCCCGATCCTGATGGTGGTCATCCTCGGGGCGGCAGCTGCCGCCCTCGTGAAGATCGCGTTCTTCCCGGATGCCGCACCGGCCGCCGCCGTCACGCCCTCGGCGCAGATCGCCGATCCGGTGGTGGCCGTGGAGCGCGCCGAGGTCGCCAACGCGCTGACCCTGCCGGGGACGATCGCCAGGGATGCCGCCTACCCGGTCCGCTCCGAGATCGACGGAACGGTCACCGCCGTGCACGTCGCCAACGGCCAGGCGGTCGCGGCCGGGCAGAAGCTGTTCACCATCAAGCAGGCCGACCCCGTGAAGAACGTCGACGTCGTCGCGGCCGAGGCGGGAGACGTGAGCGAGCTCGCCGTCGTCAAGGGCCAGCCCGCGTCGATCGGGGGTGAGCTGGCGAAGCTCACGCCGGCGCGCTACCACGTGCAGGCCACGGTCGAGCCGGTGCAGCTGTACCGCCTGCAGGGAGCGCCTGCCGAGGGGTCGGTGACGATCCAGGGCGGGCCCGCGCCGTTCACCTGCACGGGGCTGAGGGTCGAGGTCGCCGAGGACGGCACCACCACCGTGACGTGCGCGGTGCCCGCCGATCAGACCGTGTTCGCGGGGCTCCAGACGCAGCTCGACATCGACCTCGGCACGGTGTCGGACGTGCTGGTCGTCCCGACGACCGCGGTGAAGGGCGGCGACGGCACCGGAGTCGTGTGGGTCGACGCCGGCGAGGGTGAGCTGGAGGAGCGGGATGTCGCGCTCGGCGTGAACGACGGCACCATCGTCGAGGTCACGAGCGGCCTGCAGGAGGGCGAGCAGGTACGCCAATACGTGCCCGGGATCGCCGCCGACGACGAACCGGTCTGCTATGACGACGGCATGGGCGGCGAGTACTGCGAGCCGCAGGGATGGAACTGGTGA
- the secA gene encoding preprotein translocase subunit SecA → MANPLEKLLRAGEGRILRRLQQVVKAVGALEEDYEHLTDEELRGETAELRARYEAGETLDQLMPEAFAAVREAAKRTLGQRAYDVQIMGGAALHLGNIAEMKTGEGKTLTGAFPVYLNAIAGQGVHVVTVNDYLASYQSELMGRIYRALGMTTGTIVAGQTPEVRREQYNSDITYGTNNEFGFDYLRDNMAWRKEDLVQRGHFYAIVDEVDSILIDEARTPLIISGPSSGEANRWFVEFAKIAKTLEAGVDYEVDEKKRTIGVLEPGIEKVEDYLGIDNLYESANTPLISFLNNSIKALALFKRDTDYVVMNDEVMIVDEHTGRILVGRRYNEGIHQAIEAKEAVPVKAENQTLATVTLQNYFRLYDKLAGMTGTAETEAAEFMSTYQLGVVPIPTNKPMIRKDQADLVYKNETAKFAQVVEDIARRHESGQPVLVGTVSVEKSEYLSRLLAKKGIKHEVLNAKNHAREAEIVARAGRLGSVTVATNMAGRGTDIMLGGNAEFLAVQELKAKGLDPEETPEEYEAAWGSVYEATRDLVASEATKVVEAGGLYVLGTERHESRRIDNQLRGRSGRQGDPGESRFYLSLTDDLMRLFQSGAAEAIIARTNFPDDVAIESGMVTRAIKSAQSQVEARNAEIRKNVLKYDDVLNRQREAIYSDRRHILQGDDIADRVQHFIEDAINTVIDDHTGSGHSENWDFDALWTELKTLYPVGVTIDEVVAEAAGRKGGITAEGLKREILSDARIAYETRQNTLGEAATRELERRVVLQVLDRRWRDHLYEMDYLKDGIGLRAMAQRDPLIEYQREGYQMFQAMMGQIKEESVGYLYNLEVEVRRQGEAGAEQVTQVEAKGLGAQPVESQRLQYTAANDAGEVEVRNDRGQVEQAATRLRQAAAAAAATPAQQQAPAAEPQRGAFGQRTDADAPAAQQAPLNRAQRRAAEQRKK, encoded by the coding sequence GTGGCCAACCCCCTCGAGAAACTGCTTCGCGCCGGTGAGGGTCGCATCCTCCGGCGGCTCCAGCAGGTCGTGAAGGCCGTCGGCGCCCTGGAAGAGGACTACGAGCACCTCACCGACGAAGAGCTCCGGGGCGAGACCGCCGAGCTGCGGGCCCGATACGAGGCCGGCGAGACACTCGACCAGCTCATGCCCGAGGCGTTCGCCGCCGTCCGCGAGGCGGCCAAGCGCACGCTGGGCCAGCGCGCCTACGACGTGCAGATCATGGGCGGCGCGGCACTGCACCTCGGAAACATCGCCGAGATGAAGACCGGTGAGGGCAAGACGCTCACCGGCGCCTTCCCCGTCTACCTCAACGCGATCGCCGGCCAGGGCGTCCACGTCGTCACCGTCAACGACTACCTCGCGTCGTACCAGTCCGAACTCATGGGCCGCATCTACCGCGCGCTCGGCATGACCACCGGCACGATCGTCGCCGGGCAGACACCGGAAGTGCGCCGCGAGCAGTACAACTCGGACATCACCTACGGCACCAACAACGAGTTCGGCTTCGACTACCTGCGCGACAACATGGCGTGGCGCAAGGAAGACCTCGTGCAGCGCGGGCACTTCTACGCGATCGTCGACGAGGTCGACTCGATCCTCATCGACGAGGCGCGCACCCCGCTCATCATCTCGGGTCCGTCGTCGGGTGAGGCGAACCGCTGGTTCGTCGAGTTCGCGAAGATCGCCAAGACCCTCGAGGCGGGCGTGGACTACGAGGTCGACGAGAAGAAGCGCACGATCGGCGTCCTCGAGCCCGGCATCGAGAAGGTCGAGGACTACCTCGGCATCGACAACCTGTACGAGTCGGCGAACACGCCGCTCATCTCGTTCCTGAACAACTCGATCAAGGCGCTCGCGCTCTTCAAGCGCGACACCGACTACGTCGTCATGAACGACGAGGTCATGATCGTCGACGAGCACACCGGCCGCATCCTGGTCGGCCGCCGCTACAACGAGGGCATCCACCAGGCGATCGAGGCCAAGGAGGCCGTGCCGGTCAAGGCCGAGAACCAGACGCTCGCCACCGTCACGCTGCAGAACTACTTCCGCCTGTACGACAAGCTCGCCGGCATGACCGGTACCGCCGAGACCGAGGCGGCCGAGTTCATGTCGACCTACCAGCTCGGCGTCGTGCCGATCCCGACGAACAAGCCGATGATCCGCAAGGACCAGGCCGACCTCGTCTACAAGAACGAGACGGCGAAGTTCGCCCAGGTCGTCGAAGACATCGCCCGCCGGCACGAGTCCGGCCAGCCGGTGCTGGTCGGCACCGTGAGCGTCGAGAAGAGCGAGTACCTGTCGCGACTGCTCGCGAAGAAGGGCATCAAGCACGAGGTCCTGAACGCGAAGAACCACGCGCGCGAGGCCGAGATCGTCGCCCGCGCCGGGCGCCTGGGCTCCGTGACCGTCGCGACCAACATGGCCGGCCGCGGCACCGACATCATGCTCGGCGGAAACGCCGAGTTCCTGGCGGTGCAGGAGCTCAAGGCCAAGGGGCTCGACCCGGAGGAGACTCCGGAGGAGTACGAGGCTGCGTGGGGCTCCGTCTACGAGGCGACCCGCGACCTCGTGGCGTCCGAGGCGACCAAGGTCGTCGAGGCCGGCGGCCTCTACGTGCTCGGCACCGAGCGCCATGAGTCGCGCCGCATCGACAACCAGCTGCGCGGTCGCTCCGGCCGTCAGGGCGACCCGGGCGAGAGCCGCTTCTACCTCTCGCTGACGGACGACCTCATGCGGCTGTTCCAGTCGGGCGCGGCCGAGGCGATCATCGCCCGCACGAACTTCCCCGACGACGTCGCGATCGAATCCGGCATGGTCACGCGCGCGATCAAGTCCGCGCAGAGCCAGGTCGAGGCGCGCAACGCCGAGATCCGCAAGAACGTCCTCAAGTACGATGACGTCCTCAACCGGCAGCGCGAGGCGATCTACTCCGACCGCCGCCACATCCTGCAGGGCGACGACATCGCCGACCGCGTGCAGCACTTCATCGAAGACGCGATCAACACCGTCATCGACGACCACACCGGGTCGGGTCACAGCGAGAACTGGGACTTCGACGCGCTGTGGACCGAGCTGAAGACGCTCTACCCGGTCGGTGTGACGATCGACGAGGTCGTCGCCGAGGCCGCGGGACGCAAGGGCGGCATCACGGCGGAAGGGCTCAAGCGCGAGATCCTCTCCGACGCGCGCATCGCGTACGAGACGCGCCAGAACACGCTCGGTGAGGCGGCGACCCGTGAACTCGAGCGCCGCGTGGTGCTGCAGGTGCTCGACCGCCGCTGGCGCGACCACCTGTACGAGATGGACTACCTCAAGGACGGCATCGGCCTGCGCGCCATGGCCCAGCGCGACCCGCTGATCGAGTACCAGCGCGAGGGCTACCAGATGTTCCAGGCCATGATGGGGCAGATCAAGGAGGAGTCGGTCGGCTACCTCTACAACCTCGAGGTCGAGGTGCGCCGTCAGGGCGAGGCCGGCGCCGAGCAGGTCACCCAGGTCGAGGCCAAGGGCCTCGGTGCGCAGCCGGTCGAGAGCCAGCGCCTGCAGTACACCGCGGCGAACGACGCCGGCGAGGTCGAGGTGCGCAACGACCGCGGGCAGGTCGAGCAGGCGGCGACGCGGCTGCGTCAGGCCGCGGCCGCTGCTGCCGCCACGCCGGCGCAGCAGCAGGCCCCCGCGGCCGAGCCGCAGCGCGGCGCCTTCGGCCAGCGGACGGATGCCGACGCCCCGGCGGCGCAGCAGGCTCCGCTGAACCGCGCCCAGCGCCGCGCTGCCGAGCAGCGCAAGAAGTAG
- a CDS encoding pyridoxal phosphate-dependent aminotransferase has translation MSPLRTLDQSSKLQNVLYEIRGQALAEADRLEDEGYTILKLNTGNPAVFGFEAPFQIVRDMIEAVPHAHGYSDSKGIMSARRAVVSRYEQVPGFPQFDPDDVYLGNGVSELITMTMQALLDEGDEVLIPAPDYPLWTAMTSLAGGTPVHYRCDPDDDWQPDLEDIRAKVTPRTKAIVVINPNNPTGAVYTREVLQGIVEIARENSLLLLSDEIYDRILFDDAEHIPLATLAPDLLCLTFNGLSKTYRVAGYRSGWLVITGPKRHAAGFLEGIQLLASTRLCPNVPAQHAVQAALSGVQSIDALIAPEGRLHEQRDAAWAGLERIPGVTCSKPKGALYAFPRLDPNVYEIRDDAKLVYDFLVAEHVLLVQGTGFNWPTPDHLRIVTLPEARVLSEAIERLGNFLSSYKQ, from the coding sequence ATGAGTCCCCTCCGCACCCTCGATCAGTCGAGCAAGCTCCAGAACGTTCTCTATGAGATCCGTGGGCAGGCGCTGGCCGAGGCCGACCGGCTGGAGGACGAGGGCTACACGATCCTCAAGCTCAACACCGGCAATCCGGCGGTGTTCGGCTTCGAGGCGCCCTTCCAGATCGTGCGCGACATGATCGAGGCGGTCCCGCACGCCCACGGCTACAGCGACAGCAAGGGCATCATGTCGGCCCGGCGCGCCGTCGTCTCTCGGTACGAGCAGGTGCCCGGCTTCCCGCAGTTCGACCCCGACGACGTGTACCTGGGCAACGGCGTCTCCGAGCTCATCACGATGACGATGCAGGCGCTGCTCGACGAGGGCGACGAGGTCCTCATCCCGGCGCCGGACTACCCGCTGTGGACCGCGATGACGAGCCTCGCCGGCGGCACGCCGGTGCACTACCGCTGCGATCCCGACGACGACTGGCAGCCCGATCTCGAGGACATCCGCGCGAAGGTGACGCCGCGCACCAAGGCGATCGTGGTGATCAACCCCAACAACCCCACGGGCGCGGTGTACACCCGCGAAGTGCTCCAGGGGATCGTCGAGATCGCGCGCGAGAACTCGCTGCTGCTGCTCTCGGACGAGATCTACGACCGGATCCTCTTCGACGATGCAGAGCACATCCCGCTCGCCACGCTCGCGCCCGACCTCCTGTGCCTGACCTTCAACGGCCTCTCGAAGACCTATCGGGTCGCGGGCTATCGGTCGGGCTGGCTCGTGATCACCGGCCCCAAGAGGCATGCGGCGGGTTTTCTCGAGGGCATCCAGCTGCTCGCCTCGACCCGGCTGTGCCCGAACGTCCCCGCTCAGCACGCGGTGCAGGCGGCCTTGTCGGGGGTGCAGTCGATCGACGCGCTCATCGCCCCCGAGGGCCGGCTCCACGAACAGCGGGATGCCGCGTGGGCAGGCCTCGAGCGCATCCCCGGCGTGACCTGCTCCAAGCCGAAGGGCGCGCTCTACGCCTTCCCCCGTCTCGACCCGAACGTGTATGAGATCCGCGACGACGCCAAACTCGTCTACGACTTCCTCGTCGCCGAGCATGTGCTCCTCGTGCAGGGGACGGGCTTCAACTGGCCCACCCCCGATCATCTGCGCATCGTCACGCTCCCGGAGGCCCGGGTGCTCTCGGAGGCGATCGAGCGGCTCGGCAACTTCCTGTCGTCCTACAAGCAATGA